A stretch of DNA from Rhodothermales bacterium:
CAGGATGGCAGGTTTGGTCACCAGAGCGCGGGCGATGGCCACGCGCTGTTGCTGACCGCCCGACAGCTCGCTGGGCACATGGTCCAAGCGTTCTCCAAGTCCGACCATCTCCAGTGCCTCGCGGGCCAGCGCCTTGGTGTCTTTCTTGCCGGGCGTACGGTCGTAGAGCAGCGGCAGCTCGACGTTTTCAACCGCCGTGGTGCGCGCCAGCAGATTGAAGCCCTGGAAGACGAATCCAATCTTCTGGTTGCGGATGTCGGCCAGCTTGTTCTTGCCGAGGGTCTCTACGCGCACACCATCAAGCTGATAGGAGCCTCCCGTCGGGTAGTCCAGGCAGCCAATGATGTTCATCATGGTGGACTTGCCGGATCCCGACGCGCCCATGATGGCAATCATTTCTCCGGGGTACACATCCAGATCCACGCCGGCAAGGGCGTGCACCTTGTTGGTGCCCATTTCGTAGGTCTTGCGCAGGTCGCGGACCTGAATGACAGCGTCTTGCGCCATGCTAGAACCCGCCTCCGCGGAAGCGCCCGCCACTCTGGTTGTTCTGCTGGAACGGATTGGCCGTGGAGCCGCCCTCGGTGATCGTCACCCCTGCGATGATCTCCATGCCGGCCTCGATGTTGCGACCCTGCACTTCCGTCATCGTGCCGTCGGAAAGCCCGGTGCGTACAAACGCCGCCGAAAGCTGTCCTTGCTCGTCAAGGTACCAGAGCATGCCCCGGTTCGCGGCACCGAAGCCGCCGCCACCAAATCCGCCGCGTGCCG
This window harbors:
- a CDS encoding ABC transporter ATP-binding protein; this translates as MAQDAVIQVRDLRKTYEMGTNKVHALAGVDLDVYPGEMIAIMGASGSGKSTMMNIIGCLDYPTGGSYQLDGVRVETLGKNKLADIRNQKIGFVFQGFNLLARTTAVENVELPLLYDRTPGKKDTKALAREALEMVGLGERLDHVPSELSGGQQQRVAIARALVTKPAILLADEPTGNLDSRTSVEVMDLFQQLNDQGITILLVTHEHDVAEYAKRVVELRDGRIIRDETQTPRRAAHVMESLPTESVLA